A window of Oryza glaberrima chromosome 2, OglaRS2, whole genome shotgun sequence genomic DNA:
TCTATTCCTGTAGAATTAGGAAAATATGCCACttcaattcctacgtttttcctattcctgtgtttttcctatcctgcGTTTCAAAGGGGCTCTTAACCAAACGAGCCCCAGCAACAAACTCTGGTCTGGTCTCGTATGGTTGGCAAGGCACGCTCTATAGCCAACTTCAACTTATAGCCTGTTACTTCCTCCAAACTCTGGTCTGGTCTCGTATGGTTGGCAAGGCACGCTCTATAGCCAACTTCAACTTATAGcctgttacttcctccgttgcACAACGTAAGTCataatgtggaaaatgctagaatgacttacattatgaaacggaggaagtaagatGGACGTCGTTTTGTACCATatcattttttcaaaaaaaatgacaaatataTGGATGTATTTAGTTTATTACCAAACATTGGTAATGCCTACAGAATTTTGACAATAACACATTTAATCTATTCTACTGAAATTTGATAATGTTAACTTACAAAAATTTTgtcattgccaaattttgaaaaagtttattttgcaTCAATCTAGCCCTTAAACACTTCTGTCATCCAGTCTGCCTGTTGCAAAATCAGTCTCAGGCATTTTCAGCCTCACATgtaaaacaaaattacaaatacATCATCTCTATGTACGAGGTAATTCACAATCCAGCGAGACAATATATGAATTTATGATTTAACTTAAGATaaaattgaaaacaaaaaaaaaagatactcctCTAAAATTCAACGAGTCACAAAATTAGCAAACACAAGAACAATGGGGCATGCCGCACAAAGGGTGAAAAAATGACTGAAACCTCAGCTTCTGCTCAGTGCACGCGGATGGTGCCTCCCGGTGTTTgtgcagggaaaaaaaaaatctctgtgGATGTTCAGCTACAGCTCTTCAGGCAAAACAGACAGGGTGCTGTTAGAAACAACTAAGGAGGGCACGAGAACAGCAGCGACGTGTTGGTTCCACCAAACCCAAAGGAATTCGAGATGGCAGCTCGGATAGGCATCTTCTTTGGGGAAGATAGAGGCATGAACGCGCCTTCGAACAGCGTGTCTGGTTTTTCTAGATTAAGTGTCGGTGGAGCGATGCCCTGAAAATCGAAGATAAAATGTTATGCAGAGAACTCCTGAACTCAAACTGTTGGTGGTCAGTAACTGTAGACAACATACATGGTGGATGGCTAATACGGTGAAGATTGCTTCCACTGACCCAGCTGCCCCAAGCAGATGACCAATTGCTCCCTGAAGAATGTTGTGCCATTTGTCGTGAATGGGAGACGAAGGAATTGTGATGAATTAGTTGCACATGAGTGTGGGGGCTATACCTTTGTTGAGGACAATGCAAGACCACCTGATGTTGCATGGTCACCAAAGACAGATTTGATTGCATTAGCCTCTACAGCATCACCTAATTGTGGTTCAAATCAAACCATCACCTTTTATCATTATAGCTACAGATGACGTAGAACCAAGAACATGGcttataatgaaaaatatatatatgaaaaaacaGAAGTGCTGTCAGTCCAGATGAGGCTTGTCAGTCTGACTGTGCCACTTACCAAGAGGAGTTGAGGTCGCATGTGCATTCAGATAATCGATTTGATCTGCCTGAAGGCCTGACTAGAATAAGAGGAAGAACATTATCAGAATGTACCATAAATAGCCATGATGCATTTTACAGTTCCTTAACAACAATGCCAAATTTCTAAAATGTGCCACACAAAAAATCACAAAGGTGTATGACATTGCACCTGATCCAAAGCTCGTTTCATGGCTAAGGTAGCACCTCTACCATCATTTTGTGGCTGAGTTATGTGGTGTGCGTCACCTAAAAGAGTCATTCACAATGAAAGGCATCCTAACGACAGAATAGACAAAACTCTTTGTGGAATAGGAGGATACCAGACATTCCATAGCCTCTCACTTCTGCATAAATTTTTGCCCCACGTTCTTTTGCATGATCAAGTGCCTACAGAAGAGTATATGGTTAACCCTCTTAAGGTCAAATAAGATGAACTAAATGACACTTTCCAGACATAGAAAAAAACGCATACACGATAGAGAAAAAGAATTAGAATATTAAGGGATCAATAAGTGGATATGTGAGTCAAACTGATCATAAGACAGATCAAAGTATTAAATGGCTGATATTAAACTACACTCAACCAGAAACTTCAGAACGAAGGTGTAAAATACCAACATTTTTCTGAACTCACCTCCAACACCATAACTCCACAACCTTCACCAATCctattaattattttgaaacaaagatAAGAATAGCCAcacatgaaaaaggaaaaaaagaaagggggtATGATTTGATAAAGGATGACATACACAAATCCATCTCTACCACAATCAAATGGCCTGGAAGCCGCTTGAGGAAGAGAGTTATATTTTGTAGACAATGCTCTTAATCTGAAAAACAAATAACATCACAATGAAATAAGATAAGGTTGGCCACACTAATCAGAGGAGCAGACGCAATAGGGAATAGGGAACACTGAAAAATTAGAGATAAAGTTTGCATATGGATATTTATGGACCATGGGTGTTTTGTGTACATAGTTGGTTGAGGTCCCCTATTACTTCCTACAGCCATAATGCGAAAGGTATACCATATAACCTAAATAAAGCATTGAAAAAACTTACAGTATTTGCATAAAGAGAGCATATAAAAGAGTATTATGGAACATTAGTACAacaaaacaagaacaaagaTGCTTACCTAGAAAATCCAGCTATAGACAAAGCATCAATGCTGGACTCTGTTCCACCAGCCACCATTACATCCGCGTCTCCAAATTGAATCATCCGTGTAGCATCACCAATAGAGTGGGCACCTGTGGCACAAGCTGTCACAGCAGCATGGTTTGGACCCTAAGTTTGAACCATTAATTATCTGAATTAGCATCCATGTACGAAATGAATTATAGAATGAAAAGCCTGAACTATGGCATATGACAATTCACCTGGAAACCATATCTCATGCTGACATGACCGGATGCCATGTTAATCAAAATCTTGGGAATGAAATATGGACTGAGGCGACGTAGACGCTGTgccataataaaaataaatttcaaatttcagtgcTGAAGTTACTGGAAGATTGTCGTTTACATTGCAAGTCACCTATGGCACTGCTTAGCAAAAGCATAAAAGAATGATGACGAGTAGAGAGTTCAGCACGTAGAAACACAATAGCGGTCAAGATAAATCATCTAGAAATATAGAAATCCAACTGCCATATCTGCCACAATAGCTAATAAtaccaatagaaaaaaaaataaaagagtgtGGATACAAACATTTTCAAGTATCATCTGCGATGCATCTAAAATGTCTGAGATGCTTCCAATCCCTCCACCGATTGAGACTCCCTGATACAACTCCAGGACACCGCAATTCagaaacacataaaaaaatatatagttcatACCAACAGCAGTTTGTACCGTTCTTTCCTTCTTCTCATCTTCTGAAGGCAACCAATTTGCATCTCTTAAAGCCTCATCAGCTGCACATAGAGCATAGGCTATAAATCCGGATATAGATTTATTGTCCTGGAAACAAGAAGGTCAATCAACAGTTCAAACATCAAAGCATGATACAGAGTTTAACCATATGAGATATTCAGCACCGCCATTACATGTTTACAGCCATGCAAACAACATTCTGTCAGAATATTTTGGCTCCTAGtaggagaaggaaaaaaatggcaGAAGTAATTCTATCTACACATTTTGTTCCAAACTAGGACGTGCATATTTCTATAAGTATGCAATGAAAATATGAGTGGGAGcacaaattaacaaaaaaaaaaaggaaaggaaaacatTGAGAAATCAAGACACTTGTCACTCCTGGTGGCACTCAAGATAAGGTCATTGCCATTGTACAGCCTACCAGGAACAACATTAGTTTTTGTATTATGATGATCTATCACATTACTAGCAGAAAAATCGTGTTGGATAAAGAATTATAGATAACCTCAAATAGGAAAAGTGGTGCTAGAGGTAGTATGGGCAATCAATATCTATGTACATATTGGCCATGAAATGCGGTTAAACTTATCATCGCCACAAAATGGGGTGAAATTATGATGTAAGGACAGCGCAAAAGTTGCATTCCTATATATTTGCAAGACCTAAACGTGTTCCAATTTTAGCATCCAACAAGGCCTGAACAAATCACTCCACTCCTCAGTGCTTGAATCCCAATGCAGCACAGAAAGCAATCTACTGCACCAATCCAATCTCGCATTAACAACTAGTAGAAGCACATTAACAAAGCATTGGAATTATTAGGGCTAATGAAGCAACGGTGAGTATGATAAGCAACCTTAGTCCAAGCCTCCTCGTCGAACTCGGCGTCGCCCTTCCCGCGCGGCACGGGGGCGGCGACCCTGGACGGGAGCTGCTCCAGCGTCCTCCCCGCGTCGGCTCCCCCCGGGAGGCGCAGGtcctcggcggcgagcgcgcgcacCGCGCAGCCGCCGGCCACGAGGCGGTcccaggtgggccccacgccgCGGCCGAGAGGGGTGACGGCCCCGAGCCCCGTGACCACCACGCGGCGCCCCGCGGAGGGGCGCGGCGGGGGGAGCTCAGCCTGctccgcggccgccggagccgccgaggaggaggagagcccaCGGCGTAGGCCGAggcggagcgcgcggcggaggcagcccatcgcggcggcgccgccgcaaaGCCGCCGGAGTTCGAAGCAAAGGCGAAGAGTGGAGATGAGTCCTCTCGACTGTTTTCCGTTTCGAGCAGTTTACAGCCGCTGGATGCGTGCATCGAACGGCTAGGATCTATTGATGTACTGcctttcttttattattttttcccctttttcttctttaaatttaaatattgttGGGGCTGAACCAAATTACTTCAATGTGCAAACTATAATTTACCAACCGGCAAACATATTTCACATAATCAACCCTCATCTTGCTATAAACTTTGAGGACAGTTTCAACTAGCAAATCAGCAGTGGAATAACAATAGACACATGCACACAAGACACGGTGATTTACGTGAAAAACCATGGGACCAACGATGCACTCCAAGCTTCTGTTATAATCAATAATGGGCACAAATGGAGTCTTCACTAGAACATCTAAATGCACATCGCAACATCAGCTATAACATCAAGTTACACACTTGACATCATCAACATCAACCACCAAAACTAACAAGAGGTATATCAACAAACAAGCAGAGAAATAGCATATCCTTTTTGGTTCTCAACTGAGATCTCCCAAACCACATATGCAAATTGCACGAAACTTGGTACAAATGATGGCCTATGAGTCATTTCCAAGCTGTCCAAAAAACAACACAATTGAACACCATTTGACCCTTCAAACTAATATTCCACCAAATGTTGCATAATGTAACTGCAGCAACTCGAGCTGACAAACCACTACTCAAATCGGTACTCTACTCAACCAATCCTTGCATAAACTAGCCAGATTAAAGTGCTCAAAGTAAGGAACAAACTCACCAAGTTTGGTGCCAATTCAATCACGTTTGAACCTCCAATCGCTGACTTGATAAAGATCGGATAAGAGCCACCAAGCTGAACAAACTGTAACTTTTCTTCTCTACtctccgctctctctctctctctctctcgtgtttTGCTGGTTTTCTTCTCGTCCTCAATGGTTGTTGTTATCTCAACTCTCTCCATGAAAGCTAGGGTTTTTCTTCCTATCACAAAGGATGTGGTAATCTTCACCATTGATCAAGGATATGAATCAATGGCTTATATTTGTTAGACTTTCGGGCTGCAATGGGCTAAGAGCAAATGCTCCGTATGGAGGAAAATTTGGCCCAACAAATACTagacttactttttttttaagaggaaagtactccctccgttgcaaaatgtttgacaccgttgactttttagcacatgtttgaccgttcgttttattcgaaaaaatttgtgaaatatgtaaaactatatgtgcacataaaagtatatttaacaatgaatcaaatgatatgaaaagaataaataattacttaaatttttagaataaaacaaatggtcaaacacgtactaaaaagtcaacggtgtcaaatattttgaaacggagggagtactagactTACTAGTACTGTTTTTTACCACTATTTCTGAACACCGTTTGGTGCATCCAACCATTATCATAATTTCAATTTATGGCAGTAAAGACATAAACATCTTGCCTCTTATTGATCATATTAGAATATGAGAAAGGTAAGAGTTTAACTCATGAACCTATGAACCTATGTCTCGAATCTTAACTCATGAACCATTATTGTCGACGGGTGAtgcccgtagaccggatatagagggtattggggtacgttggtacaaggatctacgtagtacgacatcaagcgaacaaaagacaagaattatactggttcaaaccccttgataggtaatagccctaattcagttgatgtgggattatatggtggaaaacacaggttacaaagggaacaatggaacttgtCGAATCCGGCGaaatcgtagtcgagttgattcgactagatctcgATGGCTTGGCTCCTTACAGGCTCCGTCTTCGTAGGCTATGTGAGTTGTGTCGGCTCTAAGATTCGATCCTTTAAGCCCTcaccggggggtcccttttatatcacagATCTAGAGGTCTCCAAGTAGAATTCGGAGATATCAGACCCTATTCGATACGTCAACGACCCaatcttgtccgagtaggattcttcccaTCCGTAGattccgtgaaggatttccatAGAATATAGAGGAAGTATCTGTATGCGCGTGGGTATACCATACCGATATGTAAcatatatcgaagggtaaagggtatgcctaacccgtaaccctgacagtagcccccgacttctgcttaaaatgGGCTCGTGTAACCATTCACGACTTCGGGTGTCGAGACTGTTGTCGTTCCCGGTGCGAGGACCGCGGAGACAGGCCGTAGTCGAGCACGCCATTCAaagcccaacggtcacgagcgaattttaaactgaagtccagaaaaccgccgcgcgtaacggacccagaaatttccggcgggcatctctctctgtccttggaattcgcaccgtcggtagtgcgcctatttaaaggaattttggagatccattttgaagtccgccaaCCGTGTTGAAAACATTCCACCTGTAAGCGCTCTTCGCCTTTTTCGCTGTCACAAGAAACCATAGTTCATCAACCTAGGccctttctccggcgatcttGAATCAGCAATGGACCTCGGCAAGTCATCTTCCACCAGTgcgtcgctgaagaagcttcaggaagacGGCGCCCTTCCTGGCCGTGGAaccatggagagagaagcaggaggtactaatcCCCAGCCCATcttgggtcgcatggttgcgatcgaagatTATGTTCTCTGCGGTCTTCTCCCTCCACCTTCCGAgtttcttctcttggttttgaatttctatggtctttctcttctccatttgaaccccaattccattgcCTTTCTTAGCATCTTTGCCCATCTTTGCGA
This region includes:
- the LOC127761233 gene encoding 3-oxoacyl-[acyl-carrier-protein] synthase, mitochondrial, with the translated sequence MGCLRRALRLGLRRGLSSSSAAPAAAEQAELPPPRPSAGRRVVVTGLGAVTPLGRGVGPTWDRLVAGGCAVRALAAEDLRLPGGADAGRTLEQLPSRVAAPVPRGKGDAEFDEEAWTKDNKSISGFIAYALCAADEALRDANWLPSEDEKKERTGVSIGGGIGSISDILDASQMILENRLRRLSPYFIPKILINMASGHVSMRYGFQGPNHAAVTACATGAHSIGDATRMIQFGDADVMVAGGTESSIDALSIAGFSRLRALSTKYNSLPQAASRPFDCGRDGFVIGEGCGVMVLEALDHAKERGAKIYAEVRGYGMSGDAHHITQPQNDGRGATLAMKRALDQSGLQADQIDYLNAHATSTPLGDAVEANAIKSVFGDHATSGGLALSSTKGAIGHLLGAAGSVEAIFTVLAIHHGIAPPTLNLEKPDTLFEGAFMPLSSPKKMPIRAAISNSFGFGGTNTSLLFSCPP